The following are encoded together in the Girardinichthys multiradiatus isolate DD_20200921_A chromosome X, DD_fGirMul_XY1, whole genome shotgun sequence genome:
- the LOC124863522 gene encoding nuclear GTPase SLIP-GC-like yields MQKILTAFEERLQEGVKKSKSSCENILKTALYPKRKSGRGFHRQLKKAVENGGICKYKRGKEMNLNMELSSPLTLSIDEEFRKTFPNEGQCGPFNGVINMFSLGTEGLKQTYKDVILQLVFLKSEEDRLKTDLTKSIRKQKKNIYRSLTKTVEETMQDCYKKAAVFTGEGTLQNMRETIEKHVHGSKNNMFESAKDAMKKQLGDLMIEVLYRLENTMKESIELSLKTDEHSIPDVSAELKMVHEFYNKLQESS; encoded by the exons atgcagaagaTTCTAACAGCTTTTGAAGAACGCCTTCAAGAAGGAGTTAAGAAATCCAAAAGCTCATGTGAAAATATCTTGAAAACCGCCCTGTATCCTAAG AGAAAAAGCGGTCGGGGTTTTCATAGGCAACTGAAAAAAGCTGTAGAAAATGGTGGCATTTGCAAATATAAAAGGGGGAAAGAAATGAACCTCAACATGGAACTAAGTTCCCCTCTGACTCTCAGCATTGACGAGGAATTCAGAAAAACCTTTCC AAATGAAGGACAATGTGGTCCATTCAATGGAGTGATCAATATGTTTTCACTTGGCACTGAAGGACTGAAACAGACGTACAAAGATGTTATACTGCAGCTGGTTTTTCTCAAGTCAGAG GAAGATCGTCTTAAGACAGACCTAACGAAAAGTATTCgcaagcagaaaaaaaatatctataGGAGTCTAACAAAGACAGTTGAGGAAACTATGCAAGACTGCTATAAAA AAGCTGCAGTATTTACAGGAGAAGGTACACTGCAGAACATGAGGGAAACTATAGAGAAACATGTTCATGGATCAAAGAACAACATGTTTGAAAGTGCTAAAGATGCCATGAAGAAACAACTGGGTGACTTGATG ATAGAAGTATTGTATAGGCTGGAGAATACCATGAAGGAATCTATTGAGCTCTCACTCAAGACTGATGAACACTCAATCCCAG ATGTTTCAGCAGAGCTCAAGATGGTCCATGAATTTTACAATaagctgcaggaaagcagctaa
- the LOC124863126 gene encoding nuclear GTPase SLIP-GC-like produces the protein MGKILAILNNQNDTNLNTFLKTKIRNLETEKKELVGVFGKTGAGKTSLINAVIEEKGLLPSGSIEACTSVMIKVEANRHNEIYEAVVEFISPEEWEDEMGSLFRTIEKGDQAMDNNDNDDKDDYHEAVDKLSALYDEEWKERSCEQLMEPKCFKAIPEFLHSKQKTLAFKSAKDLSADIVKYTRNGTKDDKYKAVKRWYWPLVKCVTIKVPNNNLLQHVTLVDLPGNGDRNKSRDTMWKGIVGDCSAVWVVTEINRAASERESWEILKSVSSLLGNGGECQHIHFICTKSDDIEDIDDHSKADAQALIITRNKEAKESVIKELNKLTKIKKHFSDECFKVFTVSSREFFTKRHLSPENTEIPRLQGFLQNLNDCHSETLNYVSGACGILSLIHGASLRNEIL, from the exons ATGGGCAAAATCCTTGCCATACTAAACAATCAAAATGACACAAATCTCAATACGTTCTTGAA GACCAAAATCAGGAATCTGGAGACAGAAAAGAAGGAGTTGGTTGGTGTCTTTGGTAAAACTGGAGCTGGGAAGACGTCTTTGATAAATGCTGTCATTGAAGAGAAGGGGCTCTTGCCCTCTGGAAGTATTGAAGCTTGTACTTCAGTCATGATTAAAGTTGAGGCTAACAGGCACAATGAGATATATGAGGCAGTGGTCGAATTCATTTCACCAGAG gaatGGGAAGATGAGATGGGATCACTGTTTCGTACTATTGAAAAAGGAGATCAAGCAATGGATAACAACGATAATGATGATAAAGATGACTATCATGAAGCCGTTGATAAGCTGTCAGCTCTGTACGACGAAGAATGGAAAGAAAGATCCTGTGAACAACTCATGGAGCCCAAGTGCTTCAAAGCCATTCCAGAATTTCttcattcaaaacaaaaaaccttggCATTTAAATCA GCTAAAGACCTATCTGCAGATATTGTTAAGTACACCAGAAATGGCACAAAAGATGACAAATACAAAGCAGTAAAGCGGTGGTATTGGCCGCTTGTGAAGTGTGTGACTATCAAGGTCCCAAACAATAATCTTCTCCAGCATGTCACACTTGTGGACCTTCCTGGAAACGGAGACCGTAACAAGAGCAGAGATACAATGTGGAAAGGG ATCGTTGGAGACTGTTCTGCAGTCTGGGTTGTCACTGAAATCAACCGAGCGGCATCAGAAAGAGAATCATGGGAAATCCTGAAAAGTGTTAGCAGTCTTCTTGGAAACGGTGGAGAATGTCAGCACATTCACTTCATCTGCACCAAGTCTGATGATATTGAAGATATAGATGATCA CTCCAAAGCTGATGCTCAGGCCTTGATAATTACAAGAAACAAGGAAGCCAAAGAAAGTGTGATCAAAGAATTAAACAAACTGACCAAGATTAAG AAACACTTCAGTGATGAATGTTTCAAAGTGTTCACAGTGAGCTCCAGAGAATTCTTCACAAAGAGACATCTCAGTCCAGAAAACACTG AAATACCCAGGCTTCAGGGATTTTTGCAAAATCTCAATGACTGTCACTCAGAGACGTTAAACTATGTGTCTGGAGCTTGTGGCATCCTCTCTTTGATTCATGGGGCCAGCTTAAGAAATGAG ATCCTGTGA